One Coccinella septempunctata chromosome 1, icCocSept1.1, whole genome shotgun sequence DNA window includes the following coding sequences:
- the LOC123322755 gene encoding uncharacterized protein LOC123322755, which produces MEYAGPAWWTSLRGEVDGLESVQRWCTRIPYGVRRPDYATRLRVLDMPTFEQRRARGDLIFSYRAVHGHFGPDIMNMYRMNTKNLRGHGFKLAKEKFRTTQRQMFLSNRVFNVWNSLPETVVESSSVNSFKNSFDRWVTSS; this is translated from the coding sequence ATGGAGTATGCTGGTCCGGCTTGGTGGACTTCTTTGCGAGGCGAGGTGGATGGGTTGGAGTCTGTTCAGAGATGGTGCACCAGAATTCCCTACGGTGTTAGGAGACCTGACTACGCAACAAGGTTGAGAGTGCTCGATATGCCCACATTTGAACAACGACGTGCGAGAGGCGACTTAATATTCTCCTACAGAGCGGTCCATGGTCACTTTGGTCCGGATATTATGAATATGTACCGTATGAACACGAAAAATTTACGGGGCCATGGATTTAAGCTCGCGAAGGAAAAATTCAGGACTACCCAGAGGCAAATGTTTCTGTCAAACCGAGTGTTCAATGTTTGGAACTCCTTGCCTGAAACCGTCGTAGAATCGTCTTCAGTGAATAGCTTCAAGAACAGCTTTGACAGATGGGTGACCTCGTCGTGA